One window from the genome of Acinetobacter sp. ANC 7912 encodes:
- the urtE gene encoding urea ABC transporter ATP-binding subunit UrtE, which produces MLEVKDVNQFYGGSHILRDVSFTAPIGECSVVLGRNGVGKTTLLKCLMGILPIKSGQILLNGKDISKLSPEQRVREGLAYVPQGRDIFSTLTVEENILIGMAKFKGAKTRKVPEHLYEIFPVLDEMKHRRGGDLSGGQQQQLAIARALASEPSVLILDEPTEGIQPSIIKDIGRVIRKLADGGEMAIVLVEQFYDFAEELADSYTVMARGQVVAQGAGSEMPEKGIRELVAI; this is translated from the coding sequence ATGTTAGAAGTCAAAGACGTCAATCAGTTTTATGGTGGCAGTCATATTCTGCGTGATGTGTCCTTTACTGCACCGATCGGTGAATGCTCGGTTGTTCTGGGGCGAAATGGCGTCGGTAAAACTACCTTGTTGAAATGTCTGATGGGGATTCTGCCGATTAAATCCGGGCAGATTTTGCTGAATGGCAAGGATATTTCCAAGCTTAGTCCAGAACAGCGCGTGCGTGAAGGTCTGGCCTATGTACCACAAGGCCGGGATATTTTTTCGACCTTAACTGTAGAAGAAAATATCCTGATCGGCATGGCCAAATTTAAAGGCGCCAAAACCCGTAAAGTGCCGGAGCATCTCTATGAAATTTTTCCAGTGCTGGATGAAATGAAGCATCGCCGTGGCGGGGATTTATCCGGTGGTCAGCAACAGCAGTTGGCGATTGCCCGAGCACTGGCTTCTGAACCGAGTGTCCTGATTCTGGATGAACCAACTGAAGGTATTCAACCATCCATTATTAAAGATATTGGCCGAGTGATTCGTAAACTAGCCGATGGCGGTGAGATGGCGATTGTACTGGTTGAGCAGTTCTATGACTTTGCTGAAGAGCTGGCAGACAGTTATACCGTGATGGCACGTGGGCAGGTGGTGGCACAAGGTGCGGGGAGTGAAATGCCAGAGAAGGGGATTCGGGAGCTGGTGGCGATTTGA
- the urtD gene encoding urea ABC transporter ATP-binding protein UrtD, which produces MSEILQPHGGHASEGYGRPKEHGADFSHGIALYLEKVSVWFDAFRALNDLSLYIEEGELRCIIGPNGAGKTTLMDVITGKTRPTEGSAFFGQTYDLSKMSTEEIAEAGIGRKFQKPTVFENFTVMENLLLAAPKDKRVKKSFFSKLDPDAQNALDETLQQIRLQEFINKPAGLLSHGQKQWLEIGMLLMQRPKLILLDEPVAGMTDAETERTAELCLELKKNHTLVVVEHDMSFIDTISEKVTVLAQGAILAEGTLAEVQANEEVIEKYLGR; this is translated from the coding sequence ATGAGCGAGATTCTACAACCTCATGGTGGCCATGCTTCTGAAGGCTATGGCCGTCCAAAAGAACACGGTGCAGACTTTAGCCACGGTATTGCACTTTACCTGGAAAAAGTCAGTGTCTGGTTTGATGCTTTCCGTGCCTTGAATGACCTGTCACTATACATCGAAGAAGGTGAGCTGCGCTGCATCATTGGTCCAAATGGTGCCGGTAAAACCACCCTGATGGATGTGATTACCGGTAAAACCCGTCCAACCGAAGGTTCAGCATTCTTTGGTCAGACCTATGACCTGTCGAAAATGAGCACCGAAGAAATTGCTGAAGCTGGGATTGGACGTAAATTCCAGAAACCGACGGTCTTTGAAAACTTCACCGTGATGGAAAATCTGCTCCTGGCAGCGCCGAAAGACAAACGGGTAAAAAAGAGTTTCTTTAGCAAGCTGGATCCGGATGCACAAAATGCGCTGGATGAAACGCTGCAACAGATCCGTTTACAGGAATTTATTAACAAGCCTGCAGGCTTGCTGTCACATGGTCAGAAGCAGTGGCTGGAAATCGGCATGTTGCTGATGCAACGTCCCAAGCTGATTCTGCTGGATGAACCCGTGGCAGGCATGACCGATGCTGAAACTGAGCGTACTGCGGAGCTGTGTCTGGAACTGAAAAAGAACCATACCCTAGTCGTGGTAGAGCACGACATGAGCTTTATTGACACCATTAGTGAAAAAGTCACGGTACTAGCACAAGGGGCGATTTTGGCAGAAGGCACATTGGCAGAAGTTCAGGCCAATGAAGAAGTCATTGAAAAATATTTAGGGCGTTAA